In Pseudomonas sp. MYb327, one DNA window encodes the following:
- a CDS encoding LacI family DNA-binding transcriptional regulator — protein MTPTKNDKNTRTTGRPTLSEVARLAGVSPITASRALRGVSTVATELVEKVQKAALELNYVVNPAARALASAQSHSVVVLVPSLSNLLFIDTLEAIHQVLRPKGFEVLIGNFHYSRDEEENLLRNYMAYQPRGLLLTGFDRTESSRRMIEASNIPCVYMMELDSAAGLNCVGFSQLAAGETAAEHLLSRGRKRLAYIGAQLDQRTLLRGEGFRRALQKAGLYDPALEVLTPRPSSVGLGGELFLKMMASHPDVDAIFFGNDDLAHGALLEALRHGIKIPEQVAILGFNDLPGSAHMVPRLSSINTPREAIGRRAAEQMLTLMAGNTVARPVQDMGFELKVREST, from the coding sequence ATGACTCCAACTAAAAACGATAAAAATACGCGCACCACTGGCCGCCCTACCTTGAGCGAAGTTGCCCGCCTGGCCGGTGTCAGCCCGATTACCGCGTCCCGCGCCCTGCGTGGCGTCAGCACTGTGGCCACCGAACTGGTGGAAAAAGTGCAGAAAGCGGCGCTTGAACTCAACTACGTGGTCAACCCTGCTGCACGTGCATTGGCCTCGGCCCAGAGCCATTCGGTGGTGGTGTTGGTGCCTTCATTATCCAACTTGCTGTTCATCGACACGCTGGAAGCCATTCATCAGGTTTTGCGCCCAAAAGGCTTCGAAGTGCTGATCGGCAACTTCCACTATTCCCGCGACGAAGAAGAAAACCTGCTGCGCAACTACATGGCATATCAGCCACGCGGCCTGCTCTTGACCGGTTTTGACCGCACCGAAAGTTCGCGGCGGATGATCGAGGCGAGCAACATTCCCTGCGTATACATGATGGAGTTGGACAGCGCCGCCGGGCTCAATTGCGTGGGTTTCTCGCAACTGGCTGCCGGCGAGACGGCCGCCGAACATTTGCTGTCTCGCGGCCGCAAGCGCCTGGCTTACATCGGTGCACAGCTCGACCAGCGGACGCTGCTGCGCGGCGAAGGTTTCCGCCGCGCCCTGCAAAAGGCCGGTCTGTATGACCCGGCGCTGGAAGTGCTGACGCCACGCCCGTCGTCGGTCGGCCTGGGCGGTGAGTTGTTCCTGAAAATGATGGCCAGTCATCCCGATGTGGACGCGATCTTCTTCGGCAACGACGACCTGGCCCACGGCGCATTGCTCGAAGCCCTGCGCCATGGCATCAAGATCCCAGAACAGGTGGCGATTCTCGGCTTCAACGACCTGCCGGGCTCGGCCCATATGGTGCCGCGCCTGAGCAGCATTAACACCCCGCGCGAAGCCATTGGCCGTCGCGCGGCGGAACAGATGCTGACGTTGATGGCCGGGAACACCGTGGCCAGACCGGTGCAGGACATGGGATTTGAGTTGAAGGTGCGCGAGAGTACCTGA
- a CDS encoding N-acetyltransferase: MNTVIRNVTSADLDRCYAIETVAYEGDEAATREKIATRIATWPEGFIVAEVDDVVAGFINSGAAFQVEMSDEAFKELIGHDPAGPHVVIMSVVVHPDYQGRGLAKRLMGEFIERMRAMGKASINLMCKERHIPLYAGLGFAYVKPSASDHGGMAWHEMVLNL, encoded by the coding sequence ATGAACACTGTTATCCGTAATGTCACCTCCGCCGATCTCGACCGCTGCTACGCCATCGAAACCGTTGCCTACGAAGGCGACGAAGCGGCGACCCGCGAGAAAATTGCCACCCGCATCGCCACCTGGCCCGAGGGTTTCATCGTCGCGGAAGTGGACGATGTGGTCGCCGGTTTTATCAATTCCGGTGCGGCTTTTCAGGTGGAAATGTCGGACGAAGCGTTCAAGGAACTGATCGGCCACGACCCGGCCGGGCCGCACGTGGTGATCATGTCGGTGGTGGTGCACCCGGATTATCAGGGGCGGGGTTTGGCGAAGCGTTTGATGGGCGAGTTTATCGAACGCATGCGCGCGATGGGCAAGGCCAGCATCAACCTGATGTGTAAGGAACGGCATATTCCGCTGTACGCCGGGTTGGGCTTTGCTTACGTCAAGCCATCGGCCTCCGACCATGGCGGCATGGCGTGGCATGAGATGGTGCTCAATCTCTGA
- the alaC gene encoding alanine transaminase has product MAEQGSPRRFARIDRLPPYVFNITAELKMAARRRGEDIIDLSMGNPDGATPPHIVEKLVQVAQREDTHGYSTSKGIPRLRRAISNWYKDRYEVDIDPETEAIVTIGSKEGLAHLMLATLDQGDTVLVPNPSYPIHIYGAVIAGAQVRSVPLVPGVDFFAELERAIRGSIPKPKMMILGFPSNPTAQCVELDFFERVIALAKQYDVLVVHDLAYADIVYDGWKAPSIMQVPGAKDIAVEFFTLSKSYNMAGWRIGFMVGNPELVNALARIKSYHDYGTFTPLQVAAIAALEGDQQCVRDIAEQYRQRRNVLVKGLHELGWMVENPKASMYVWAKIPEAYAHLGSLEFAKKLLAEAKVCVSPGVGFGEYGDDHVRFALIENQDRIRQAVRGIRGMFRADGLAPKTNA; this is encoded by the coding sequence ATGGCCGAACAAGGTTCGCCGCGCCGCTTTGCGCGCATAGATCGACTCCCCCCTTACGTTTTCAACATCACCGCCGAGCTGAAGATGGCCGCCCGTCGCCGTGGCGAAGACATCATCGACTTGAGCATGGGCAACCCCGACGGTGCCACGCCGCCACACATTGTCGAAAAACTCGTACAAGTTGCCCAACGCGAAGACACCCACGGCTACTCGACGTCCAAGGGCATTCCGCGCCTGCGCCGGGCGATTTCCAACTGGTACAAGGATCGCTACGAGGTCGACATCGACCCGGAAACCGAAGCCATTGTCACCATCGGCTCCAAGGAAGGCCTGGCGCACTTGATGCTGGCTACCCTGGACCAGGGCGACACCGTTCTGGTGCCGAACCCGAGTTATCCGATTCACATCTACGGTGCCGTGATTGCCGGTGCCCAGGTGCGTTCGGTGCCGCTGGTGCCGGGCGTGGACTTCTTCGCTGAACTGGAACGGGCGATTCGCGGTTCGATCCCCAAGCCGAAAATGATGATTCTCGGCTTCCCGTCCAACCCCACCGCGCAATGCGTGGAGCTGGATTTCTTCGAGCGGGTGATCGCCCTCGCCAAACAGTACGACGTGCTGGTGGTGCACGACCTGGCCTACGCCGACATCGTCTACGACGGATGGAAAGCCCCGTCGATCATGCAGGTGCCCGGCGCCAAGGACATTGCGGTGGAGTTTTTCACCCTGTCCAAGAGCTACAACATGGCCGGTTGGCGCATCGGTTTCATGGTCGGCAACCCGGAACTGGTCAACGCCCTGGCGCGGATCAAGAGTTATCACGACTACGGCACGTTCACTCCGCTGCAAGTGGCGGCGATTGCCGCGCTGGAAGGCGATCAGCAATGCGTGCGCGACATCGCCGAGCAGTACCGGCAGCGCCGTAACGTGTTGGTCAAAGGCCTGCATGAACTGGGCTGGATGGTCGAGAATCCAAAGGCATCGATGTACGTCTGGGCGAAGATTCCCGAGGCGTATGCGCATTTGGGTTCGCTGGAATTCGCCAAGAAACTGCTCGCCGAGGCGAAGGTTTGCGTCTCGCCGGGCGTGGGGTTTGGTGAGTACGGAGATGATCATGTGCGCTTCGCGCTGATCGAAAACCAGGACCGGATTCGTCAGGCCGTACGCGGGATTCGCGGGATGTTCCGGGCGGATGGGTTAGCACCGAAAACCAATGCCTGA
- a CDS encoding LysE family translocator: MEFTSGFLLSLSLCLDIGVANIAMITLAMQRGYFQGFALGLGTCVGDLIYAVLALAGMTVLLQYETVRWVLWIGGSALLVYFAAKMIYSAIHHEALLAESAEVGHNSHRKEFFRGIFLAMSSPSAILWFAAVGGTLIARSGGGGALSSALFLGGFLCAGILWCVGLCFAASHGGKLLGDKLLRYSYMASAAIFCYFAVYVILSGYNEFVGSGAVEQLHAL; encoded by the coding sequence ATGGAATTTACCAGTGGCTTTTTGCTGAGCCTTTCGCTGTGCCTGGATATCGGTGTGGCCAACATCGCGATGATTACGCTGGCGATGCAGCGCGGCTATTTTCAAGGCTTTGCGCTGGGGTTGGGCACCTGTGTCGGCGACCTGATCTACGCCGTGTTGGCACTGGCCGGGATGACGGTTTTGCTGCAGTACGAAACCGTGCGCTGGGTGTTATGGATCGGCGGCTCTGCGCTGCTGGTGTACTTCGCGGCGAAGATGATTTATTCGGCAATCCACCACGAAGCGCTGCTGGCCGAGTCAGCGGAAGTGGGCCACAACTCCCATCGCAAAGAGTTCTTTCGCGGGATTTTCCTCGCCATGTCGTCGCCCAGCGCGATCCTCTGGTTCGCCGCCGTCGGCGGCACATTGATCGCCCGCTCCGGCGGCGGTGGCGCGCTCAGTTCCGCACTGTTTCTCGGTGGTTTTCTCTGCGCGGGGATTCTCTGGTGTGTCGGCCTGTGTTTTGCCGCGAGCCACGGCGGCAAGTTGCTCGGTGACAAACTGCTGCGTTACTCGTATATGGCATCGGCGGCGATCTTCTGCTATTTCGCGGTGTACGTGATCCTGTCCGGCTACAACGAGTTTGTTGGCTCGGGCGCCGTCGAGCAGTTGCACGCGCTCTAA
- a CDS encoding GNAT family N-acetyltransferase yields MTARLVPYESLNALQRQQVEAIEVHPEQIKFSGDIHGALHTLLSKPGPGVKGFALLAEDIPVAFLLLKRPPVLPAWADEHSATLHALQVDQRAQGKGYGKACLRDLPEVAQQAWPEIRGLELSVDADNAAAIALYTKFGFVDSGEAYKGRIGYERRMGLKF; encoded by the coding sequence GTGACAGCCCGACTCGTGCCTTACGAAAGCCTGAATGCGCTGCAGCGCCAGCAGGTCGAGGCCATTGAAGTACACCCGGAGCAGATAAAATTCTCCGGTGACATCCACGGTGCATTGCACACCCTGCTGTCCAAACCCGGCCCCGGCGTCAAAGGATTTGCCCTGCTGGCCGAAGACATTCCCGTTGCGTTTTTGCTGCTCAAACGCCCACCGGTGTTGCCCGCCTGGGCCGATGAACACAGTGCCACGCTGCATGCGTTGCAGGTCGATCAGCGTGCCCAGGGCAAAGGTTATGGCAAGGCTTGCCTGCGAGACTTGCCTGAAGTTGCACAACAGGCGTGGCCGGAAATCAGGGGGCTGGAGTTGTCGGTGGATGCGGATAACGCGGCGGCCATTGCGCTGTATACCAAGTTTGGATTTGTCGACAGTGGCGAGGCGTACAAGGGGCGAATCGGGTATGAGCGGCGGATGGGGTTGAAATTCTGA
- a CDS encoding glutathione S-transferase, whose protein sequence is MEHALKILGKASSINVRKVLWTCEELGLSYEREDWGSGFASTHSPEFLRLNPNAQVPVLIDENGVLWESNTICRYLTGKHHHHHADLLPTEPAARARVEQWMDWQATELNPSWSYAFMSLVRKDPEFQDPHRLEVGVRGWNQKMGILEHQLSVTKAYVAGAKFTLADIVVGLSVNRWLMTPIERPDYPAVDEYFRRLAQHPGFLKHCCNGLP, encoded by the coding sequence ATGGAACATGCACTGAAAATCCTCGGCAAAGCCTCGTCAATCAACGTCAGAAAAGTCCTTTGGACGTGCGAGGAGCTGGGCCTTTCCTACGAACGCGAGGATTGGGGCAGCGGTTTTGCCTCGACCCACAGCCCCGAGTTTCTGCGGCTCAACCCCAATGCACAGGTACCGGTGCTTATTGATGAGAACGGCGTACTGTGGGAATCCAACACCATCTGTCGCTACCTGACCGGCAAGCATCACCATCACCACGCCGATTTGCTACCCACCGAGCCCGCCGCGCGTGCGCGGGTGGAACAGTGGATGGATTGGCAAGCCACTGAACTCAATCCGTCCTGGAGCTATGCGTTCATGTCGTTGGTGCGCAAGGATCCGGAGTTCCAGGATCCGCATCGCCTCGAAGTCGGCGTGCGCGGCTGGAATCAGAAGATGGGCATCCTCGAACATCAACTTTCCGTTACCAAGGCTTATGTCGCCGGGGCGAAATTCACCTTGGCCGATATCGTGGTCGGGCTGTCGGTCAATCGTTGGTTGATGACGCCGATTGAGCGTCCCGATTACCCTGCCGTCGATGAGTATTTCAGGCGTCTGGCGCAGCATCCCGGCTTTCTCAAGCATTGCTGCAATGGCCTGCCTTGA
- a CDS encoding MFS transporter, which produces MTAHTPAAAQADEIDPVRAAQISARIDRLPAVSTIWRLVALLSIGGFFELYDLFQTAYISPGLISDGIFATGSQGVFGFSDQAAFASATFLGLFLGASLLSPLADRFGRRAIFTFALIWYTVATVLMGVQSSALGIICMRFLVGIGLGIELVTIDAYLSELVPKRMRSSAFAFAFFVQFLSVPAVALMSWWLVPQAPFGVSGWRWVVLASAVFALFIWWLRSRLPESPRWLAQHGRFDEADQILARIEARCVKDQGKALDEPELADVDIQGKGRFADIWQPPYRRRALMLIVFHVFQAIGFFGFGNWLPALLNGQGVSVTHSLMYAFIITLAYPLGPLLFVKFANRFENKWQIVGSALGAMTFGTLFALQTSAFGLIFCGVMITFCNAWLSFSYHSYQSELFPTNIRARAVGFCYSFSRLSTVFSSLLIGIFLEHFGTPGVLAFIVSSMLIVMITIGWFGPRTRNLALENIAHR; this is translated from the coding sequence ATGACTGCTCACACCCCTGCTGCCGCTCAAGCAGACGAAATAGACCCGGTGCGCGCCGCACAGATTTCGGCTCGCATCGATCGCCTGCCCGCCGTTTCGACTATCTGGCGCTTGGTGGCGTTGCTATCGATTGGCGGGTTCTTCGAACTTTACGACCTGTTCCAGACTGCCTACATCAGCCCCGGCCTGATCAGCGATGGCATCTTCGCCACTGGCAGCCAGGGAGTATTTGGTTTCTCCGATCAGGCAGCGTTCGCTTCGGCGACGTTTCTCGGCCTGTTCCTCGGCGCCAGTCTGCTGAGCCCATTGGCCGACCGTTTTGGCCGACGCGCAATTTTCACGTTCGCCCTGATCTGGTACACCGTCGCCACGGTATTGATGGGGGTTCAGAGTTCAGCGCTGGGCATCATCTGCATGCGTTTTCTGGTGGGCATCGGCCTCGGTATCGAGTTGGTGACTATTGATGCCTATCTTTCGGAACTGGTGCCCAAGCGCATGCGCAGTTCGGCGTTTGCCTTCGCGTTCTTCGTGCAGTTTCTGTCGGTGCCGGCGGTGGCGCTGATGTCGTGGTGGCTGGTGCCGCAAGCGCCTTTTGGGGTGTCCGGTTGGCGCTGGGTGGTGTTGGCGAGCGCGGTGTTTGCGTTGTTTATCTGGTGGCTGCGTTCGCGCTTGCCGGAATCACCGCGCTGGCTGGCCCAACATGGGCGTTTCGATGAAGCGGACCAGATCCTCGCCCGTATCGAAGCCCGATGCGTGAAGGATCAAGGCAAAGCGCTGGACGAGCCGGAACTGGCCGACGTGGATATTCAGGGCAAGGGTCGCTTCGCCGATATCTGGCAGCCGCCTTACCGCCGTCGCGCCTTGATGCTGATTGTGTTTCACGTGTTTCAGGCCATCGGCTTCTTTGGCTTCGGCAACTGGTTGCCGGCGCTTCTCAACGGTCAGGGCGTAAGCGTCACGCACAGCCTGATGTACGCCTTTATCATCACCCTCGCGTACCCGCTGGGACCGCTGCTATTCGTGAAGTTCGCCAACCGTTTCGAGAACAAATGGCAGATTGTCGGCTCCGCGTTGGGCGCCATGACCTTCGGTACTTTGTTCGCCCTGCAAACCAGCGCGTTCGGCCTGATTTTCTGCGGAGTGATGATCACCTTCTGCAACGCCTGGCTGAGCTTCAGCTATCACTCCTATCAAAGCGAACTGTTCCCCACCAACATCCGCGCACGTGCGGTGGGTTTCTGCTATTCGTTCAGTCGCTTGTCGACGGTGTTCAGCAGTTTGCTGATCGGCATTTTTCTCGAACATTTCGGCACGCCCGGCGTCTTGGCGTTCATTGTCAGCAGCATGCTGATCGTGATGATAACCATCGGCTGGTTCGGCCCGCGCACCCGCAATCTGGCGTTGGAAAACATCGCCCATCGCTGA
- a CDS encoding GntP family permease gives MFGMSHETFLLLDAVVTVIGLIVLITKFKLHPFLALIIAAAFLGLTSGMPIGTIIKAFQDGFGGVLGFVGIILALGTMLGKMMAESGGADQIAQTLIRAFGKDKVQWAMMFAAFLVGIPLFFEIGFVLLIPLVFIVARRTGVSIIKIGIPLLAGLSAVHGLVPPHPGPLLAIGVFGADIGKTILYGLIVALPTAIIAGPIFGTFIAKHIPGHPNQELVDQLARETDSAELPSFGITLVTVLLPVFLMLLKTFADVVLPDGNIFRSFMDLIGHPISALLLALLLSLYTFGYKQGIGSSQMMKWLDASLAPTAAIILIIGAGGGFKQMLVTSGVGDVIGHMAVNAQISPILLAWLVAAVIRIATGSATVATITGAGIVVPVVGMIPGVNRELLVLATGAGSLILSHVNDAGFWLVKQYFNMTVAETFKTWTAMETILSVVGLGFILLLSLFV, from the coding sequence ATGTTTGGCATGTCCCACGAGACGTTCCTGCTGCTTGATGCAGTGGTCACGGTGATCGGGCTTATCGTTCTGATCACCAAGTTCAAGTTGCACCCCTTTCTTGCCCTGATCATTGCCGCAGCCTTCCTCGGGCTGACTTCCGGCATGCCGATCGGCACCATCATTAAAGCGTTCCAGGATGGCTTCGGTGGTGTGCTCGGTTTTGTCGGGATCATCCTGGCGCTGGGCACCATGCTCGGCAAAATGATGGCTGAGTCGGGCGGCGCGGATCAAATTGCCCAAACGCTGATTCGTGCGTTTGGCAAGGACAAAGTGCAGTGGGCGATGATGTTCGCCGCGTTCCTGGTCGGCATTCCGCTGTTCTTTGAAATCGGCTTCGTGTTGCTGATTCCGCTGGTGTTCATCGTTGCCCGTCGTACCGGTGTGTCGATCATCAAGATCGGTATCCCGCTGCTCGCCGGCCTGTCCGCAGTACACGGCCTGGTGCCACCGCATCCGGGGCCGCTGCTGGCGATTGGCGTGTTCGGTGCCGACATCGGTAAAACCATTCTTTATGGTCTGATCGTTGCGCTGCCAACGGCAATCATTGCCGGTCCGATCTTCGGTACGTTCATTGCCAAGCACATTCCCGGTCATCCGAACCAGGAACTGGTGGATCAACTGGCCCGCGAAACGGATTCGGCTGAACTGCCAAGCTTCGGCATCACGCTGGTTACCGTGTTGCTGCCGGTATTCCTGATGCTGCTCAAGACGTTCGCCGACGTGGTGCTGCCGGATGGCAACATCTTCCGCTCTTTCATGGACCTGATCGGTCACCCGATCTCGGCGTTGCTGCTGGCATTGCTGCTGTCGCTGTACACCTTCGGCTACAAGCAGGGCATCGGTTCCAGCCAGATGATGAAATGGCTGGACGCGAGCCTCGCGCCGACCGCCGCGATCATTCTGATCATCGGTGCCGGTGGTGGCTTCAAGCAGATGCTGGTAACCAGCGGCGTGGGTGACGTGATCGGCCACATGGCGGTCAACGCACAGATCTCGCCGATCCTGCTGGCATGGCTGGTGGCGGCGGTGATTCGTATCGCCACCGGTTCGGCGACCGTGGCGACCATCACTGGCGCCGGCATTGTGGTGCCGGTGGTGGGGATGATTCCGGGTGTTAACCGTGAGTTGCTGGTGCTGGCCACCGGTGCCGGTTCGTTGATCCTGTCCCACGTGAACGATGCCGGATTCTGGCTGGTGAAGCAGTACTTCAACATGACCGTGGCCGAAACCTTCAAGACCTGGACGGCGATGGAAACCATCCTGTCGGTGGTGGGCCTGGGCTTTATTCTGTTGTTGTCGCTGTTCGTTTAA
- a CDS encoding gluconokinase, producing the protein MNHPITALVIMGVAGCGKTSVGEALCQLSGATAIEGDSFHPAANIEKMSAGTPLNDEDRAGWLDSLCDELRRIDALGQRPVLTCSALKHIYRERLRSALPGLGFVFLELTPEVAADRVSHRPGHFMPSTLIDSQFATLESPVGEPLTLALDASLHSVDQLAAQAHHWWVAHGLKRVG; encoded by the coding sequence ATGAATCATCCCATCACCGCCCTGGTCATCATGGGCGTTGCCGGTTGCGGCAAGACGAGCGTCGGCGAGGCTTTGTGCCAGTTGAGCGGCGCCACTGCCATTGAAGGCGATTCTTTCCACCCTGCCGCCAATATCGAAAAGATGAGCGCGGGTACCCCCCTGAACGACGAAGACCGTGCCGGCTGGCTCGACAGCCTGTGCGATGAACTGCGCCGCATTGATGCCCTGGGCCAGCGCCCGGTACTGACCTGTTCGGCCCTCAAACACATTTACCGCGAACGTCTGCGCAGTGCCTTGCCGGGCCTGGGCTTCGTGTTTCTTGAACTGACCCCTGAAGTCGCCGCCGACCGTGTATCCCACCGGCCAGGCCATTTCATGCCGTCGACCTTGATCGACAGCCAGTTCGCCACCCTCGAATCGCCCGTCGGCGAGCCGTTGACCCTGGCCCTCGATGCGTCGCTCCACAGCGTCGATCAGTTGGCTGCCCAGGCCCACCACTGGTGGGTTGCGCACGGCCTGAAGCGCGTTGGTTAA
- a CDS encoding D-hexose-6-phosphate mutarotase: MLEHPLQRFFKSLRERPVFAWERYQKRDVLVIDHPLCQAVFSRQGAQLLHFQPKGQKPWLWCAAKWPQVGAIRGGVPVCWPWYGRHPSENAWPSHGWARLLDWKLLDSSSDDEGVRLHWQLQLCDWTVDLHAHLGESMDLRLSTEHQDDMPCQLSQALHAYWRIGDVGEVALSGLDGAKGYDHLNRQMCQQEGELRVDGGCQRVFQHDGELQLNDHAWQRALCIDTGDTADTVVWHPGSRPLLGVSWNEISEFVCVEAASGGTDSLSLAPGQRAHLSLQARAAA; this comes from the coding sequence ATGCTTGAGCATCCGCTACAACGCTTCTTCAAATCCTTGCGCGAACGTCCGGTGTTTGCGTGGGAGCGCTATCAGAAGCGCGACGTATTGGTGATTGATCATCCGCTGTGTCAGGCGGTGTTCAGTCGCCAGGGCGCGCAGTTGCTGCATTTCCAGCCCAAGGGCCAGAAACCCTGGCTGTGGTGCGCGGCGAAGTGGCCGCAGGTCGGCGCCATTCGTGGTGGCGTGCCGGTGTGCTGGCCGTGGTACGGCCGTCATCCGAGCGAAAACGCCTGGCCGTCCCATGGTTGGGCGCGCTTGCTCGACTGGAAGCTGCTGGACAGCAGCAGTGACGACGAGGGCGTGCGACTGCACTGGCAATTACAACTGTGCGACTGGACCGTCGACCTGCACGCACATCTGGGTGAAAGCATGGATCTGCGCCTGAGCACCGAGCATCAGGACGACATGCCTTGCCAGTTGAGTCAGGCATTGCACGCTTACTGGCGTATTGGTGATGTCGGTGAGGTAGCGCTGTCTGGGCTCGACGGCGCGAAGGGTTACGACCACTTGAACCGGCAGATGTGTCAGCAGGAAGGCGAGTTGCGCGTCGATGGCGGCTGCCAGCGAGTGTTCCAGCATGACGGAGAATTACAGCTCAACGACCATGCCTGGCAGAGGGCGCTGTGCATCGACACCGGCGACACGGCTGACACGGTGGTCTGGCATCCTGGTTCGCGACCGTTGCTGGGGGTGAGCTGGAACGAAATATCCGAGTTCGTCTGCGTCGAAGCAGCAAGCGGCGGCACCGACAGCCTCAGCCTGGCACCGGGGCAACGGGCGCATTTGAGTTTGCAGGCGCGGGCGGCGGCGTAG
- a CDS encoding GyrI-like domain-containing protein, producing the protein MDEQKSAEVTEPRFEHGHFLLIAGLGGQFTQQTVKGIPELWEKFTPHIGNVPGQKGEVTYGVCCNFDGKGGFDYIAGVEISKLDDLPDTYRWVEVQPQQYVVFEHKGPLESLPQTFQYIHGTWLPQSGRELLDAPEFERYSEDFNPKLHTGKLEIWLPLKG; encoded by the coding sequence ATGGATGAGCAAAAAAGCGCCGAAGTGACGGAACCACGCTTCGAACATGGACACTTCCTGCTGATCGCAGGGCTTGGCGGACAATTTACCCAGCAAACGGTGAAAGGCATTCCCGAACTCTGGGAAAAATTCACACCCCACATTGGCAATGTTCCAGGGCAGAAAGGCGAAGTCACCTACGGTGTGTGCTGTAATTTCGATGGTAAGGGCGGCTTCGATTACATCGCCGGGGTCGAGATCAGCAAGCTCGATGACCTGCCGGATACCTACCGTTGGGTCGAGGTTCAGCCTCAGCAGTATGTGGTGTTCGAGCACAAGGGACCGTTGGAATCCTTGCCGCAGACCTTCCAGTACATCCATGGCACGTGGCTGCCGCAGTCCGGGCGCGAGCTGTTGGACGCCCCGGAATTCGAACGCTACAGCGAAGACTTCAACCCGAAGCTCCACACCGGCAAGCTGGAAATCTGGCTGCCCCTCAAAGGCTGA
- a CDS encoding PAS domain-containing methyl-accepting chemotaxis protein — protein sequence MFNLHHKADLLEIERFSCALTEANAKLGAISRSMAMIEFSPEGIVLDANENFCSAMGYSADEVRGKHHRIFCEEAFYRSEEYAKLWRDLARGEPVSGTFLRLNKSGQEIWLEASYMPVFGPDRQVRSVIKVATDVSARARKEHENANMLAAIGRSMAVIEFTPDGKVMTANENFLKTMHYSLNEIVGQHHSMFCHRSESESQSYRAFWASLNRGEYHSHRFERKDKFGHTVFLEASYNPLFDAKGRLYKVVKFATNITGQMTTLQSAADAAHSTSVQNDACARKGSEVVQQTVQIIQDISRDLNEAALSIDAVSKQSDIIGTIVQTIRGIADQTNLLALNAAIEAARAGEHGRGFAVVADEVRSLAARTSQATLEIVDVVRKNHDLSLSAVSSMQSSLSRTGLGVELANEAGEVILEIQQGSRHVVDAISQFNSTLQLN from the coding sequence ATGTTCAACCTACATCACAAGGCTGACTTGCTGGAAATCGAACGCTTCAGTTGTGCGCTGACCGAAGCCAATGCCAAGTTGGGCGCTATCAGTCGTTCAATGGCGATGATTGAGTTCTCCCCGGAAGGCATCGTGCTCGATGCCAACGAAAACTTCTGCAGCGCCATGGGTTACAGCGCTGATGAAGTGCGCGGCAAGCATCACCGGATATTTTGTGAAGAAGCGTTTTACCGCAGCGAGGAGTACGCCAAATTGTGGCGCGACCTGGCTCGCGGTGAACCGGTTAGCGGGACCTTTTTGCGCCTGAACAAGAGCGGCCAGGAAATCTGGCTCGAAGCCAGTTACATGCCGGTGTTCGGTCCCGACCGGCAGGTGCGAAGTGTGATCAAAGTCGCTACAGACGTTTCCGCCAGGGCTCGCAAGGAGCACGAAAATGCCAACATGCTCGCCGCAATCGGGCGTTCCATGGCGGTGATCGAATTCACCCCCGACGGCAAGGTGATGACGGCCAACGAAAACTTCCTGAAAACCATGCATTACTCGCTCAATGAAATCGTCGGGCAGCATCACAGCATGTTCTGTCACCGCAGCGAGAGTGAGTCGCAAAGTTACCGGGCTTTCTGGGCCTCGTTGAACCGCGGCGAGTATCACTCGCACCGTTTCGAACGCAAGGACAAGTTCGGTCATACGGTGTTTCTGGAAGCGTCCTACAACCCGCTGTTTGATGCCAAAGGCCGGCTATACAAAGTGGTGAAATTCGCCACCAATATCACTGGGCAGATGACTACTCTGCAATCCGCCGCGGATGCGGCCCACAGCACCTCGGTGCAAAACGACGCCTGCGCGCGCAAAGGTTCCGAGGTGGTGCAGCAAACGGTGCAGATTATTCAGGACATTTCTCGCGACTTGAACGAAGCGGCGCTGAGCATCGATGCCGTGAGTAAACAGTCGGACATCATCGGAACCATCGTCCAGACCATCCGAGGCATTGCTGATCAAACCAACCTGCTGGCGCTCAACGCCGCCATCGAAGCGGCCCGCGCAGGCGAACATGGGCGAGGGTTCGCGGTGGTAGCGGATGAGGTGCGCAGCCTTGCCGCACGCACCAGCCAGGCGACGCTGGAGATTGTTGATGTGGTGCGAAAGAACCACGATCTTTCATTGAGCGCGGTGTCGAGCATGCAGTCGAGCCTGAGCCGAACCGGTCTGGGCGTGGAGCTGGCGAACGAGGCGGGGGAGGTGATTCTGGAGATTCAACAGGGATCGCGGCATGTGGTGGATGCGATCAGCCAGTTCAATTCAACGCTGCAGCTGAACTGA